Proteins encoded within one genomic window of Eurosta solidaginis isolate ZX-2024a chromosome 1, ASM4086904v1, whole genome shotgun sequence:
- the LOC137238257 gene encoding solute carrier family 35 member G1, with amino-acid sequence MPENLELHQFVDGFRRGDTSIRLITRLKATLNCPYLGIILATLSSLFFSLCSVIVKGLVDVNPMELAAFRFIGVLLPAVPIAVYTQHPVFPEGKRVILLLRCFMGTTGLMLSFYAFRHMPLADASVIIFSTPVFVAIFARVFLKEHCSFFNIVTIVLTLVGVVLITRPPFVFGEPPAISLETERYAAQNYDIWGPVAAISSTLFGANVYILLRTLKGLHFSVIMTNFGAFALIYTFIVCVSIGAICWPACGRDRWLVVVLGIFSFLGQILLTLSLQVEQAGPVAIARCADIVFAFIWQIMFFGETPTGFSLLGALLVVSSVILTALKKWALSLPRESTGRKRLRYLLLD; translated from the exons ATGCCTGAAAATCTAGAGCTACATCAGTTTGTTGACGGTTTTCGTCGTGGCGACACATCAATAAGACTTATTACACGTCTTAAAGCTACATTAAATTGCCCTTACCTGGGTATCATATTGGCTACACTCTCGTCACTGTTTTTCTCGCTATGTTCGGTTATTGTTAAAGGATTGGTGGATGTAAATCCAATGGAGCTGGCTGCATTTCG TTTTATTGGTGTCCTACTACCAGCTGTACCCATTGCTGTCTACACTCAGCATCCAGTGTTTCCTGAAGGTAAACGTGTCATACTGTTACTAAGATGTTTTATGGGTACAACTGGTTTAATGTTAAGTTTCTATGCCTTCCGTCATATGCCACTTGCTGATGCCAGTGTTATCATATTTTCCACCCCAGTTTTTGTCGCCATATTTGCGCGTGTCTTTCTGAAGGAGCACTGTAGCTTTTTTAACATAGTAACTATTGTACTGACATTGGTGGGTGTTGTACTCATTACTCGGCCACCATTCGTGTTCGGAGAGCCGCCAGCAATTTCTTTGGAGACTGAACGTTACGCCGCACAAAATTATGATATTTGGGGTCCAGTTGCTGCCATTTCATCGACATTATTTGGTGCCAATGTTTACATATTGCTGCGTACACTTAAAGGATTACATTTTTCCGTTATAATGACAAATTTTGGAGCTTTTGCACTAATTTACACATTTATTGTGTGCGTATCGATTGGCGCCATATGTTGGCCTGCATGTGGTCGGGATCGGTGGCTTGTTGTTGTCTTGGGTATATTTAGCTTTTTAGGTCAAATTTTGTTGACTCTTTCGCTGCAAGTGGAGCAAGCTGGACCGGTGGCAATTGCTCGTTGTGCAGATATTGTTTTTGCATTTATATGGCAAATAATGTTCTTTGGTGAGACTCCAACAGGATTTTCTCTTTTAGGAGCGCTGCTTGTGGTAAGTTCGGTCATATTGACAGCTCTGAAAAAATGGGCATTATCGCTGCCACGCGAGTCTACAGGTAGAAAGCGACTACGATATTTGTTGCTGGATTAA